In Acidimicrobiales bacterium, one DNA window encodes the following:
- a CDS encoding transposase: MALWTRAQADQLVDGLVHHSDAGSQYTSIRYSDRLADAGAVASIGTVGDSYDNALAETTIGLYKTECVRHEGPWQGADDLELATLNWVWWFNNVRLHGSLGYVPPVEFENDYYRQINTQQHPLLGEPALH; this comes from the coding sequence ATGGCCCTGTGGACCCGAGCCCAGGCCGACCAGCTCGTCGACGGGCTCGTTCACCACTCCGACGCCGGCAGCCAATACACCTCGATCCGCTACAGCGACCGCTTGGCTGACGCCGGCGCGGTCGCGTCGATCGGCACCGTCGGCGACAGCTACGACAACGCGCTCGCCGAGACCACCATCGGCCTCTACAAGACCGAGTGCGTCCGCCACGAAGGCCCCTGGCAAGGCGCGGATGACCTTGAGCTCGCCACCTTGAACTGGGTGTGGTGGTTTAACAACGTCCGCCTCCACGGCAGCCTCGGCTACGTCCCACCGGTCGAGTTCGAGAACGACTACTACCGTCAGATCAACACCCAGCAGCACCCGCTGTTGGGAGAACCCGCCCTCCACTGA
- a CDS encoding site-specific integrase, protein MNGYVAQRRGRFYAVIYEGRDPITGKERRRWHPAGTDRAEAERLAAKLAAEENKRTDAVRSLSFGAYLTSQWLPAKRLHLATSTYRGYERNVQLHILPVLGRISIRRLRYQQIESLYDALLHPKAGRGLAPKTVYEIHLIIRGALTDACRRGLVSRNVALVARAPKQRSLQRIEGKSLTEEQLRQLMRAAAGHRFFPIYWLTAMTGMRRNEVLGLKWPDIDFKKKRIALNRGLIAVGYELHQTRGKTKTARRSIDLDATTLAVLAGWRAFQAAEFAAIGIEPEEPWVFADGDGEPVHPHAVYQAFGRIVRNAGLPHMRFHDLRHTHGSLLLKEGVPVKVVSERLGHAH, encoded by the coding sequence ATGAACGGATACGTGGCACAGCGGCGTGGCCGCTTCTACGCGGTGATCTACGAGGGCCGCGACCCCATCACCGGCAAGGAGCGCCGCCGGTGGCACCCGGCCGGCACCGATCGGGCCGAAGCCGAACGTCTCGCCGCCAAGCTGGCGGCCGAGGAGAACAAGCGCACCGACGCGGTGCGATCGCTGAGCTTCGGCGCCTACCTCACCAGCCAGTGGCTGCCCGCCAAGAGGCTCCACCTCGCCACCAGCACCTACCGGGGCTACGAACGCAACGTCCAGCTGCACATCCTTCCGGTCCTGGGCCGGATCAGCATCCGCAGGCTGCGCTACCAGCAGATCGAATCGCTCTACGACGCGCTCCTCCACCCGAAGGCGGGCCGGGGGCTCGCGCCGAAGACCGTGTACGAGATCCACCTGATCATCCGCGGCGCCCTCACCGACGCCTGCCGTCGGGGGCTGGTCTCCCGCAACGTCGCGCTCGTCGCGCGGGCCCCCAAGCAGCGGTCCCTGCAGAGGATCGAGGGCAAGTCGTTGACCGAAGAGCAGCTGCGTCAGCTCATGCGAGCAGCGGCGGGACACCGGTTCTTCCCCATCTACTGGCTCACCGCGATGACCGGGATGCGCCGCAACGAAGTGCTCGGCCTCAAGTGGCCCGACATCGACTTCAAGAAGAAGCGCATCGCGCTGAACCGCGGACTGATCGCCGTCGGCTACGAACTCCACCAGACCCGAGGCAAGACCAAGACCGCCCGCCGCAGCATCGACCTCGACGCCACGACGCTGGCCGTCCTCGCCGGTTGGCGCGCGTTCCAGGCGGCCGAGTTCGCGGCGATCGGCATCGAGCCGGAGGAACCGTGGGTGTTCGCCGACGGCGATGGCGAGCCGGTCCATCCCCACGCCGTGTACCAGGCGTTCGGGCGGATCGTCCGCAACGCCGGTCTTCCCCACATGCGATTTCACGATCTGCGCCACACCCACGGGAGCCTGCTGCTCAAGGAAGGGGTACCGGTGAAGGTCGTGTCCGAGCGGCTCGGCCACGCCCACTGA
- a CDS encoding multicopper oxidase domain-containing protein, protein MSDADMNASSEAKVGQFLDNAASPITAGQGATDLEWRTVNGVRVFELTCEEIEWEVTPGERIAAMGYNGIVPGPTLRVVEGEPVRVVVRNELTQSTSVHWHGQRVPNDQDGVPYVTQPPILPGESYTYEFTPGPFGSHMYHSHHNATEQVGKGLLGALLVEPAERGSEPAYDKDELYILNDSLGGFTINGKGFPATAPYTAGLGDRIRFRFMNEGQMVHPIHLHGLTLEVFARDGYLLPQPFRCDTITVAPGERWDAIVVADSPGVWAFHCHILSHAERPDGMFGMVTALIVE, encoded by the coding sequence ATGTCCGACGCCGACATGAACGCATCGTCTGAAGCCAAGGTCGGCCAGTTCCTCGACAACGCCGCGTCGCCCATCACCGCGGGGCAGGGGGCGACCGACCTCGAATGGCGGACCGTGAACGGCGTCCGCGTGTTCGAGCTCACCTGCGAGGAGATCGAATGGGAGGTCACTCCCGGTGAACGTATAGCGGCCATGGGGTACAACGGCATCGTCCCGGGTCCGACCCTGCGGGTCGTCGAAGGTGAGCCCGTGCGGGTCGTGGTCCGCAACGAGCTGACCCAGAGCACGTCGGTGCATTGGCACGGGCAGCGAGTGCCCAACGACCAGGACGGGGTTCCGTACGTGACCCAGCCACCGATCCTCCCCGGCGAGTCATACACCTACGAGTTCACGCCGGGACCGTTCGGCAGCCACATGTACCACTCCCACCACAACGCCACCGAGCAGGTGGGCAAGGGTTTGTTGGGCGCTCTGCTCGTCGAGCCAGCCGAGCGCGGCTCCGAGCCCGCGTATGACAAGGACGAGCTCTACATCCTCAACGACTCACTGGGTGGCTTCACGATCAACGGCAAGGGGTTCCCGGCGACGGCCCCCTACACGGCCGGGCTTGGCGACCGGATCCGGTTCCGCTTCATGAACGAGGGCCAGATGGTGCACCCCATCCACCTCCACGGCCTCACACTCGAGGTGTTCGCCCGAGATGGCTATCTGCTGCCGCAGCCGTTCCGTTGCGACACGATCACCGTGGCCCCCGGTGAGCGCTGGGACGCGATCGTCGTTGCTGACAGTCCTGGTGTCTGGGCCTTCCACTGCCACATCCTCAGCCACGCGGAGCGACCAGACGGCATGTTCGGCATGGTCACCGCCCTCATCGTCGAGTAG
- a CDS encoding cupredoxin domain-containing protein, with protein sequence MTAIPPDRPEQAAVTRGRPGLNTETLALAGVFIAAFAFLAAIFAVGLAARAVEEVDHAGGNGGAAPATGAEAVPVSLEEFAITPGEVDVPAGAVLNISNEGTVVHNLSVDGIASEMVDGGATTELDLGSLAPGTYAMKCDVPGHAEAGMTGTLTVS encoded by the coding sequence ATGACAGCGATCCCCCCGGACCGACCGGAGCAGGCGGCGGTCACTCGTGGCCGACCCGGGCTCAACACCGAAACGCTCGCGTTGGCGGGGGTGTTCATCGCCGCCTTCGCCTTCCTGGCCGCGATCTTCGCCGTCGGCCTGGCGGCGCGAGCGGTCGAGGAGGTCGATCACGCCGGCGGCAACGGTGGGGCGGCGCCGGCTACCGGTGCCGAGGCCGTGCCCGTGTCGCTGGAGGAGTTCGCCATCACACCCGGCGAGGTCGATGTGCCGGCAGGGGCCGTGCTGAACATCAGCAACGAAGGCACGGTGGTCCACAACCTCAGTGTCGATGGGATCGCATCGGAGATGGTGGACGGTGGGGCAACGACCGAGCTCGATCTGGGATCACTCGCTCCCGGGACCTACGCCATGAAGTGTGATGTCCCCGGTCATGCCGAGGCAGGGATGACCGGGACGCTCACGGTGAGCTGA
- a CDS encoding YHS domain-containing protein, with protein sequence MTTPPSQHRTFAFVDLAGFTLATEVHGDFAAVELAHRLVEVTQAALGSTDQLVKSIGDAVMLVSTDPVDAVRAVGAICSALDQEPAFPVLRAGLHTGPALERDGDWFGGAVNLAARVAARAAGDQVLATEGVAAVASTAGFETRPLGIERLRNVREPVALYEVMACPTVPDRVIDPVCHMAVDRRSAPGRLRHDDHEHMFCSLECAGAFASDPGRYTA encoded by the coding sequence ATGACCACTCCCCCGTCACAGCATCGGACGTTCGCGTTCGTCGACCTCGCCGGCTTCACCCTCGCGACCGAGGTGCACGGCGATTTCGCGGCAGTGGAGCTCGCACATCGCCTGGTGGAAGTCACCCAGGCAGCGTTGGGTTCGACGGATCAGCTGGTGAAGTCCATCGGTGATGCGGTGATGCTCGTCTCGACAGATCCAGTCGACGCGGTCAGAGCCGTCGGCGCCATCTGTTCCGCATTGGACCAGGAGCCGGCCTTCCCGGTCTTGCGCGCCGGACTCCACACCGGCCCCGCGCTCGAACGAGACGGCGACTGGTTCGGCGGCGCGGTGAACCTCGCCGCGAGGGTGGCGGCACGCGCCGCTGGTGACCAGGTGTTGGCGACCGAAGGAGTCGCCGCAGTTGCATCGACTGCCGGGTTCGAGACCCGACCGCTCGGGATCGAACGGCTCCGCAACGTCCGAGAACCGGTGGCGCTCTACGAGGTCATGGCGTGCCCCACGGTGCCGGACCGGGTCATCGATCCGGTCTGCCACATGGCCGTCGACCGCCGATCGGCGCCGGGCCGCCTTCGCCACGACGATCACGAGCACATGTTCTGCTCACTCGAGTGCGCAGGAGCATTCGCGTCCGACCCCGGCCGCTACACAGCATGA
- a CDS encoding CPBP family intramembrane metalloprotease, giving the protein MGDAAAGLLLANVCAVVGGGLILAATGYDATDTDDLPLTIVAALQVPLWLGYLGAPLWAARTKGNGVMADFGFRMRWTDVPIGLVIGVATQVALIPLLYVPIFWLTGKQDLSAPARELTDRATDPAGTVLLIAIVVIGAPIVEELFFRGLLLRSVEKRFGTAWAVATTSMLFGAIHLQFAQFPALATAGLVFATLTVRTGRLGPAIWAHIGFNGVAVASLLATAALVR; this is encoded by the coding sequence TTGGGCGATGCGGCCGCCGGACTGTTGCTCGCCAATGTGTGCGCGGTCGTCGGCGGAGGACTCATCCTCGCTGCGACGGGCTATGACGCGACCGACACCGACGACCTGCCCCTCACCATCGTTGCAGCCCTCCAGGTACCCCTGTGGCTGGGGTACCTCGGCGCGCCACTGTGGGCGGCGCGCACGAAAGGCAACGGTGTGATGGCCGACTTCGGCTTCCGCATGCGGTGGACCGACGTGCCGATCGGGCTGGTCATCGGCGTCGCAACACAGGTCGCGCTCATCCCGCTCCTCTACGTCCCGATCTTCTGGCTCACGGGCAAACAGGACCTCTCCGCTCCCGCTCGAGAGCTGACCGATCGAGCGACGGACCCCGCCGGCACCGTGCTCCTCATTGCGATCGTCGTCATCGGAGCGCCGATCGTCGAGGAGCTGTTCTTCCGCGGCCTGCTGCTTCGAAGCGTTGAGAAGCGGTTTGGGACTGCCTGGGCCGTCGCCACCACCTCCATGCTCTTCGGAGCCATCCACCTCCAATTCGCGCAGTTCCCCGCCCTCGCAACCGCCGGCCTCGTGTTCGCGACCCTGACCGTGCGGACGGGCCGACTGGGTCCTGCGATCTGGGCCCACATCGGGTTCAACGGCGTCGCCGTGGCGTCCCTCCTCGCGACGGCGGCGCTCGTCCGATGA
- a CDS encoding vitamin K epoxide reductase family protein, translating into MTSAELEDADRRLTWLYMIGGAIGLIAAVVLLIEKVALLEDPTYVPSCSINPILSCGSIMRTSQAEAFGFPNPLIGVAAFPVVVTTGVAMVAGAAFRRWYWRGLLTGTVAGLVFVHWLIFQSLYRIGALCPYCMVVWVVTIPLFLYTALHLAQSSPALERSRFTPIVRLATTYHGVILTIWYLAIAGLIARRFWNYWSTLL; encoded by the coding sequence GTGACGTCTGCTGAACTCGAGGACGCCGATCGGCGCCTGACGTGGCTGTACATGATCGGCGGCGCCATCGGTCTGATCGCTGCGGTGGTGCTGCTGATCGAGAAGGTCGCGCTGCTGGAAGACCCGACCTACGTGCCGAGCTGCAGCATCAACCCGATCCTCAGCTGCGGCTCGATCATGCGTACCAGCCAGGCCGAGGCGTTCGGGTTCCCCAACCCGCTCATCGGCGTAGCGGCCTTCCCGGTCGTCGTCACGACCGGTGTCGCGATGGTGGCCGGTGCGGCGTTCCGGCGCTGGTACTGGCGAGGCCTTCTCACCGGCACCGTCGCAGGCCTGGTGTTCGTGCACTGGCTGATCTTCCAGAGCCTCTACCGCATCGGCGCACTCTGCCCCTACTGCATGGTCGTGTGGGTCGTGACCATTCCCCTGTTCTTGTACACGGCGCTGCACCTCGCCCAGAGCTCACCCGCGCTCGAGCGCAGTCGCTTCACCCCGATCGTCCGACTCGCGACCACCTACCACGGCGTCATCCTCACCATCTGGTACCTGGCGATCGCGGGACTCATCGCCCGCCGGTTCTGGAACTACTGGTCGACTCTGCTGTGA
- a CDS encoding thioredoxin domain-containing protein codes for MTRNVKIPLGLVLAAGLVLVFVANTSGDRTPAPASGSGEPAAQVVREDSQRLSVAEDGEVTFVEFLDYECEACGAAYPAIEALRETYDGRVTFVVRNFPLHNNSEAAARAAEAAAEQGKFDEMYSMLFETQADWGEQSESKQELFFQYAEDLGLDMDQFAADYDDPAILERIEQDQADGQALGVEGTPSFFLNGEKMEISSFEDLTAQIDEALAQ; via the coding sequence ATGACGCGGAACGTCAAGATCCCGCTGGGGCTCGTCCTCGCCGCCGGACTGGTGCTCGTGTTCGTGGCCAACACGAGCGGCGACCGCACCCCAGCGCCAGCGAGCGGCTCGGGTGAACCGGCGGCGCAGGTCGTACGAGAGGACAGCCAGAGGTTGTCGGTCGCCGAGGACGGCGAGGTCACCTTCGTCGAGTTCCTCGACTACGAGTGCGAGGCGTGCGGCGCGGCCTACCCGGCCATCGAAGCGCTCCGCGAGACGTACGACGGACGGGTCACCTTCGTCGTGCGCAATTTTCCGTTGCACAACAACTCCGAAGCCGCAGCCCGCGCCGCCGAGGCCGCCGCCGAACAGGGCAAGTTCGACGAGATGTACTCCATGCTCTTCGAGACCCAGGCGGACTGGGGCGAACAATCCGAATCCAAGCAGGAGCTCTTCTTCCAGTACGCCGAGGATCTCGGGCTGGACATGGACCAGTTCGCTGCGGACTACGACGACCCCGCCATCCTCGAGAGGATCGAGCAGGACCAGGCGGACGGGCAGGCGCTCGGGGTCGAGGGAACGCCGTCGTTCTTCCTGAACGGGGAGAAGATGGAGATCTCCAGTTTCGAGGATCTCACCGCTCAGATCGACGAAGCGTTGGCCCAGTGA
- a CDS encoding heavy metal translocating P-type ATPase, translated as MSEKAMLDLPVLLPDALDGRDRCVDRLTSTLTGASGLDQVHVIEAADGAPARLCLHYDPAVTSMARIRSLATGAGASITDQFGHVLWPVTGIGHVRKARSVREALGRIEGVIEADVAPGLVMVEFDRTRLDDGALREALQRRGVKVQAPGEDPEAHDHPKGQHDHGGPFGERSELVFAITSAALWTVGFVLELATDLSETALTLLFIAAGVFGGYFTAREALESVRNRRFEIDFLMLVAAAGAAALGKWEEGALLLALFSLGHALEGYAMGRARRAIEALGELAPKTATVRAGTDEREIPVEQLSLGDVVIVKPNERIPADGFVVAGTSSVNQAPLTGESIPVDKVPVRDPATAAASPEAVPASSRLFAGTINGAGQLDAQVTRLTKDSTLSKLATMVREAETQASPTQQFTDRFERIFVPAVLVLVVGVLIIGAALGSPLAESFYRAMAVLVAASPCALAIATPSAVLAAVGRAGQLGVLVKGGGPLEHLGTLRAIAFDKTGTLTEGRPKLTDVAPAEGVDHAELLAVAVAVEERSDHPLAAAIVRDGGAELEGESSLTASQVTAITGRGVRATVGATSVLIGNVALFEENGGLPQAVADEVRWLNANGRTIMIVKQDDRFLGVLGVRDTPRPGARQAVLALQSVGIRRAIMLSGDSQQVADAIAGDVGLTDAWGDLMPEDKVTAIERLRDEEGKVAMIGDGVNDAPALAHATVGIAMGAAGSDVALETADIALMGDDLSKLPVVIGLSRKASGVIRQNLFLSLGMVTFLIPATLIGFVGIGPAVVFHEGSTLVVVANALRLLAYRPAVPSVPSPDKEPDT; from the coding sequence ATGAGCGAGAAGGCGATGCTGGACCTGCCGGTGCTGCTGCCAGATGCCCTCGACGGGCGGGACCGGTGCGTCGACCGGCTGACGAGTACCCTCACCGGCGCATCAGGTCTGGACCAGGTGCACGTCATCGAGGCGGCCGACGGGGCACCCGCCCGGCTGTGTCTGCACTACGACCCCGCGGTCACGAGCATGGCTCGGATCCGCTCGTTGGCCACGGGCGCCGGTGCATCGATCACCGACCAGTTCGGGCACGTGTTGTGGCCCGTCACCGGCATCGGCCACGTCCGCAAGGCCCGCTCGGTGAGGGAGGCGCTCGGCCGCATCGAGGGCGTGATCGAGGCTGACGTCGCCCCAGGGCTCGTGATGGTCGAGTTCGACCGCACGCGGCTCGACGACGGGGCGCTACGCGAGGCGTTGCAGAGGCGCGGCGTCAAGGTCCAGGCTCCCGGCGAAGACCCCGAAGCCCACGACCATCCAAAGGGCCAGCACGACCACGGCGGACCGTTCGGGGAGCGCAGCGAACTGGTCTTCGCCATCACCTCGGCCGCACTGTGGACGGTGGGCTTCGTGCTCGAGCTGGCCACCGACCTGAGCGAAACGGCCCTGACCCTGTTGTTCATCGCCGCCGGTGTATTCGGTGGCTACTTCACGGCCCGTGAGGCCCTCGAGAGCGTCCGCAACCGCCGGTTCGAGATCGACTTTCTGATGCTGGTCGCCGCCGCAGGCGCCGCTGCGCTCGGCAAGTGGGAAGAGGGTGCGCTCCTGCTGGCGCTGTTCAGCCTCGGCCACGCCCTAGAGGGCTACGCCATGGGCCGGGCGCGTCGCGCCATCGAAGCGCTCGGCGAATTGGCCCCGAAGACCGCCACCGTGCGGGCCGGGACCGACGAACGCGAGATCCCCGTCGAGCAACTGAGCCTGGGCGATGTCGTGATCGTCAAGCCCAACGAACGCATACCCGCCGATGGGTTCGTCGTCGCCGGCACCAGCAGCGTCAACCAGGCACCGCTCACCGGCGAGAGCATCCCCGTCGACAAGGTGCCCGTCCGCGATCCGGCCACGGCTGCGGCGTCACCCGAGGCCGTTCCGGCGTCGTCACGGCTGTTCGCGGGCACCATCAACGGCGCCGGGCAACTCGATGCCCAGGTGACGCGCCTCACCAAGGACTCGACGCTCTCGAAGCTGGCCACCATGGTTCGGGAGGCCGAGACCCAGGCGTCGCCGACACAGCAGTTCACCGATCGGTTCGAGCGCATCTTCGTACCCGCCGTGCTCGTCCTCGTGGTCGGGGTGCTGATCATCGGCGCCGCGCTCGGATCGCCGCTCGCCGAGTCGTTCTACCGTGCGATGGCCGTGCTCGTCGCGGCCAGCCCCTGCGCGCTGGCCATCGCAACCCCCAGCGCCGTGCTGGCGGCGGTCGGCCGCGCCGGCCAGCTCGGGGTGCTGGTGAAAGGTGGTGGCCCGCTCGAGCACCTGGGCACGCTCCGCGCCATCGCCTTCGACAAGACCGGCACCCTCACCGAAGGACGCCCGAAGCTGACCGATGTGGCGCCCGCCGAAGGCGTCGACCATGCCGAGCTGCTGGCGGTGGCCGTGGCCGTCGAGGAGCGCAGCGACCATCCACTGGCGGCGGCCATCGTCCGCGATGGTGGCGCCGAACTCGAAGGAGAGTCGTCCTTGACGGCGAGTCAGGTCACGGCCATCACCGGCCGGGGGGTGCGGGCGACGGTCGGCGCCACATCGGTCCTCATCGGCAACGTCGCGCTGTTCGAGGAGAACGGCGGGCTCCCGCAAGCGGTGGCAGACGAGGTGCGCTGGCTCAACGCCAACGGCCGCACGATCATGATCGTCAAGCAGGACGACCGATTCCTCGGGGTCCTCGGCGTCCGCGACACCCCGCGCCCCGGGGCCCGCCAGGCGGTGCTCGCCCTGCAGTCAGTCGGCATCCGGCGAGCCATCATGCTGTCGGGTGACAGCCAGCAGGTCGCCGATGCCATCGCTGGGGACGTCGGCCTGACCGATGCCTGGGGCGACCTCATGCCCGAGGACAAGGTCACCGCCATCGAACGGCTGCGCGACGAAGAGGGCAAGGTCGCGATGATCGGCGACGGGGTCAACGACGCGCCCGCGCTCGCCCACGCCACCGTCGGCATCGCCATGGGGGCCGCCGGGTCAGACGTCGCTCTCGAGACCGCCGACATCGCCCTGATGGGCGATGACCTCTCGAAGCTCCCGGTCGTGATCGGACTCAGCCGCAAGGCGAGCGGCGTCATCCGCCAGAACCTCTTCCTCAGCCTCGGCATGGTGACGTTCCTCATCCCCGCCACGCTCATCGGCTTTGTCGGCATCGGCCCGGCCGTGGTGTTCCACGAGGGCTCCACCCTCGTGGTGGTCGCCAACGCGCTCCGCCTGCTCGCCTACCGACCTGCAGTGCCGTCCGTTCCATCCCCCGACAAGGAGCCTGACACATGA